One Parcubacteria group bacterium DNA window includes the following coding sequences:
- a CDS encoding nucleoside-diphosphate kinase (catalyzes the formation of nucleoside triphosphate from ATP and nucleoside diphosphate) → MSDYKKFKEERTFVLVKPDGVRKGLIGEIIGRFEQRDLKVVALEMFLPTRQQISDHYPKDQKWITRLGEKSLGTYGKYGVDPVKELGTDDAAKIGAMVREWLVDYMTSAPLVRMVVQGVHAVDMVRKIAGPTIPSMADMGTIRGDYSADSPAIANTERRAVMNLIHASETPEEAEHEIEHWFGKKPAIFSYKRFLDVW, encoded by the coding sequence ATGTCAGATTACAAAAAATTCAAAGAAGAAAGGACGTTCGTTTTGGTCAAGCCAGACGGAGTTCGCAAGGGACTCATTGGCGAGATTATAGGACGCTTCGAACAGCGTGATTTAAAAGTGGTTGCCTTAGAGATGTTTTTGCCCACAAGACAGCAGATTAGTGATCACTATCCCAAAGACCAGAAATGGATCACGCGGTTGGGCGAAAAGTCGCTCGGTACGTATGGCAAATACGGCGTTGACCCGGTAAAGGAGCTTGGCACAGATGACGCCGCAAAAATTGGCGCGATGGTCCGCGAGTGGCTCGTCGACTATATGACCTCTGCCCCGCTCGTGCGGATGGTCGTCCAAGGGGTGCATGCTGTCGACATGGTGCGTAAGATCGCAGGCCCCACTATTCCCTCTATGGCAGACATGGGCACCATTCGCGGAGACTATTCTGCGGACTCGCCAGCTATCGCAAACACAGAAAGACGAGCAGTTATGAACCTCATTCACGCTTCAGAGACTCCCGAAGAGGCGGAACACGAGATTGAGCACTGGTTCGGCAAAAAACCGGCCATCTTTTCCTACAAACGTTTTCTCGACGTGTGGTAG
- a CDS encoding MBL fold metallo-hydrolase has protein sequence MSKAQLTFCGGAGEVTGSNFLLQTGEANILVDCGLFEGCATCGDKNIDPFPYDPKKIDALFVTHPHVDHVGRIPKLVKEGFRGVIYSLPPTKDIVEIVYADALEIMREETARTGTPFLYGPEDVRQTLALWETKEYHTPFVVKDLTISFKNSGHVLGSAMVEIARGGKKVVFTGDLGNFPSPLLPDPDSVTDADYLVMESVYGDRNHEERNERRSRLEDIIEETSRNKGVLMIPAFSLERTQAILYEIERMVEERRVPRMPVFLDSPLAIKITDIYKKYTSYFNKSAGMEAKDGSGIFSFAELSFTRTSDESKRIVEVPAPKIIIAGGGMSEGGRIVFHEKRYLPEAKNTLLIMGYQAPGTRGREIEDGAKIIEIFGEKVPVKARVLSISGYSAHMDSERLLEFVANDTDAAKRIFVVMGEPKSAFFLTQRIRDYLGLDAVAPQQGDTFTIDF, from the coding sequence ATGAGCAAAGCACAGCTGACATTTTGCGGAGGAGCAGGAGAAGTAACAGGCTCCAATTTCCTGCTCCAGACCGGTGAGGCAAACATCCTCGTCGATTGCGGTTTGTTCGAGGGATGTGCGACATGTGGCGACAAAAATATAGACCCATTTCCATATGACCCGAAGAAGATCGATGCTCTTTTTGTGACCCATCCCCACGTAGACCATGTGGGGAGAATCCCCAAACTTGTAAAAGAAGGTTTCCGAGGAGTCATTTATTCTCTCCCCCCCACCAAAGATATTGTAGAAATTGTGTATGCCGATGCCTTGGAGATTATGAGGGAGGAGACAGCTAGAACGGGCACCCCGTTTTTGTACGGACCTGAAGATGTTAGACAAACACTTGCTTTGTGGGAAACAAAAGAGTACCACACCCCCTTTGTGGTAAAAGACCTTACCATCTCCTTCAAAAATTCCGGTCATGTCTTGGGTTCTGCAATGGTAGAGATTGCGCGCGGGGGCAAGAAGGTTGTCTTTACCGGCGACCTTGGCAACTTTCCTTCGCCCCTCTTGCCGGATCCAGACTCAGTTACTGATGCCGACTATCTCGTGATGGAGAGTGTATATGGGGATAGGAATCACGAGGAGCGCAACGAACGTCGCTCGAGGCTTGAAGACATTATAGAGGAAACCTCTCGAAACAAAGGAGTGCTCATGATCCCAGCCTTTTCTCTCGAGCGTACCCAAGCCATTCTTTACGAAATCGAACGCATGGTCGAGGAGCGGCGTGTGCCGCGCATGCCCGTCTTCCTTGATTCACCGCTCGCCATCAAGATTACCGACATTTATAAGAAGTATACCTCCTACTTTAACAAGAGCGCAGGCATGGAAGCGAAAGATGGTAGCGGCATTTTCAGTTTTGCCGAACTCTCCTTTACGAGGACATCTGATGAATCAAAACGCATCGTCGAAGTGCCCGCACCAAAAATTATTATCGCGGGAGGTGGCATGTCAGAAGGGGGGCGCATTGTCTTCCATGAGAAGCGCTATCTCCCCGAGGCAAAGAATACCCTCCTCATTATGGGGTACCAGGCTCCAGGCACGCGTGGGCGCGAGATAGAAGACGGCGCAAAGATAATAGAGATTTTTGGGGAGAAGGTTCCCGTGAAAGCGCGCGTGCTCTCCATTAGCGGCTATTCGGCGCACATGGATTCCGAGCGCTTGCTTGAATTTGTGGCAAATGACACAGACGCCGCCAAACGGATATTTGTGGTAATGGGGGAGCCCAAATCCGCCTTTTTCTTAACACAACGCATCCGCGACTATTTGGGCCTCGACGCCGTTGCCCCACAGCAAGGCGACACCTTCACCATCGACTTCTAG
- a CDS encoding LOG family protein, protein MVYYSHNVAFNMHPDEKKHVHLKLKICVSGAAETGHCGPDALDSAKEVGRQIARQGAVLVTGATTGFPLWSAMGAKEAGGISLGLSPASTEEEHIGVYKLPVDYLDLIIYTGFGYSGRNLLLTRSSDAVIVGCGRIGTVNEFTIAFEDKKPIGVLEGSWETDEVFKNIIEKAHRPNGKIVFDSDPKALVERLVELVKKEKKHYYLYERNKAIE, encoded by the coding sequence ATGGTATACTATAGTCATAACGTAGCATTCAACATGCACCCCGACGAAAAAAAACACGTCCATCTGAAACTAAAGATCTGCGTTTCTGGCGCGGCGGAGACAGGACACTGCGGTCCCGATGCGCTCGATTCGGCAAAGGAGGTGGGTCGGCAGATTGCACGACAAGGCGCTGTTCTGGTGACGGGTGCAACCACTGGTTTTCCTCTCTGGTCGGCAATGGGTGCCAAGGAAGCAGGCGGCATTTCCCTCGGTCTCTCTCCTGCTTCTACGGAAGAAGAGCACATCGGGGTTTACAAGCTTCCCGTCGACTATCTTGATCTAATCATTTACACAGGCTTCGGGTATTCCGGAAGAAATTTGCTCTTGACCCGCTCATCCGATGCCGTTATCGTCGGATGCGGGCGTATCGGGACCGTAAACGAATTCACCATAGCGTTTGAAGACAAGAAACCAATCGGCGTTTTGGAAGGATCATGGGAGACAGACGAGGTGTTTAAAAACATTATCGAAAAAGCGCACCGGCCTAACGGTAAGATTGTCTTTGACTCCGACCCCAAGGCGCTCGTTGAAAGGCTTGTGGAGCTCGTGAAGAAAGAGAAGAAGCATTACTATCTTTACGAACGGAATAAGGCGATTGAGTAA
- the rplT gene encoding 50S ribosomal protein L20, with amino-acid sequence MPRVKRGTMRTKSRRNTLKQVKGYRFGRSKKVRQAHEAIAHAGVHAFAHRRKKKKDFRRLWQVKINAAVREYGNIPYSEFIYMLKQKGIGLDRKSLADLAENNPEVFKKVLEKSR; translated from the coding sequence ATGCCACGAGTAAAAAGAGGGACAATGCGAACAAAGAGCCGTCGAAACACCCTTAAGCAAGTAAAGGGCTATCGATTTGGCAGGAGCAAAAAGGTGCGCCAAGCACACGAAGCTATTGCGCACGCCGGAGTACACGCCTTTGCGCATCGTCGCAAGAAAAAGAAGGATTTCCGCCGCCTGTGGCAGGTCAAAATCAATGCCGCAGTCCGCGAATACGGAAATATCCCCTACTCAGAATTCATTTACATGCTGAAACAGAAGGGTATCGGTTTGGACCGCAAGTCCCTCGCCGATCTCGCCGAGAACAATCCCGAAGTATTCAAGAAGGTGTTGGAGAAATCTCGATAA
- a CDS encoding 50S ribosomal protein L35, with the protein MKTNKSYTKRLKVTKNGKMLARRGGQNHFRSRKKSSDKLDRNRLRSFNMSAKAKQRFII; encoded by the coding sequence ATGAAAACCAACAAATCCTACACCAAGCGACTGAAGGTCACGAAAAATGGAAAAATGCTTGCGCGCAGAGGCGGGCAGAACCATTTTCGTTCCAGGAAAAAGTCGTCGGACAAGCTCGACCGCAATCGTTTGCGCTCATTTAACATGTCAGCAAAGGCAAAGCAGCGATTCATTATCTAA
- the infC gene encoding translation initiation factor IF-3, translated as MKAKVRINNQIRAQELRVVTDDGENLGVIPFKEALEAAQGRSLDLIEISPNATPPVAKIMDYGKFQYLEQKKQKGVKVQGTETKSLQIKIGTGEHDLELKAKQASKFLKEGCRVKMDLFLAGRAKYLPKEFLQERLERVLRLITEEYKIADGPRRSPKGLAVILERAKK; from the coding sequence CTGAAAGCAAAGGTGAGGATAAACAACCAAATACGAGCACAGGAACTCCGTGTGGTAACCGACGACGGAGAAAACCTCGGTGTTATCCCCTTTAAGGAAGCTCTTGAGGCGGCACAAGGGCGGAGCCTTGATTTGATTGAGATTTCGCCCAATGCCACCCCGCCGGTTGCCAAAATCATGGATTATGGTAAGTTTCAGTATCTGGAGCAGAAGAAGCAAAAGGGGGTTAAAGTACAAGGAACCGAGACAAAATCCCTCCAGATTAAGATAGGTACCGGGGAGCACGACCTAGAACTCAAGGCAAAGCAGGCGTCTAAGTTTTTGAAGGAGGGATGCCGAGTTAAGATGGACCTCTTTCTAGCGGGTAGAGCAAAATACCTGCCTAAAGAGTTCCTGCAAGAACGACTGGAGCGGGTCTTGCGCCTTATCACTGAAGAATACAAAATCGCTGACGGGCCGAGGAGAAGCCCTAAAGGTCTCGCTGTCATACTCGAACGAGCAAAGAAATAG